The region GGCGAATCCAGATAAGGATCTTGGCCCATTTCGCGGTGCATTTTCTTCCGCTGCTTCTCGTGATAGAGCAACACTTTGCGGTCGCTAAAGTGCTTCTTCTCAATCTTTCGCTGAGCCTTTTTGAATAGTTTGGCATAACTTGGCAGCTCGCCGGTGCGGTTTTCGCCGTAAGCGACTAGCTTCTTGTATCGATGCGGGCCTAGTCCGACTAGCAAACAGTCGTCGTCCAGTGCCATGAACTGCCGCGTACTGCCGGGGTCGCCTTGTCGACCGCAACGTCCGACCAGCTGACGGTCGATTCGGGCCGAATCGTGCAATTCGGTGCAGATCACATGCAAACCGCCCAAGTCATGGACACCTTCGCCGAGCTTGATGTCGGTACCACGGCCGGCCATGTTGGTTGCGACGGTCACTTTGCCAGGTTGTCCGGCGCGGGAAACGATCTCGGCTTCGACGGAAACCTGGTGGGCATTCAGGACTTCATGTTCGATACCGGCCTCTTCCAATAGTTTGGAAAGATGTTCGCTTTTCTCGATGGTTCGTGTGCCGACGAGTACTGGACGGCCTTGAGTGTGGATCTCTTGAATCTCATCCACAATCGCGGTCCATTTGGCCTCCTCGTTACCAAAAACGCGATCAGGCCATAGCTTTCGCTGTGGGATGCGGTTGGTAGGGCATTTGATCACGTTCAGCTTATAGATCTTTTTGAATTCGCCCTTGGAACTCGATGCCGTTCCTGTCATACCGCCGAGATGACGGTAACGAAGAAATAAGTCTTGAACAGTGATTCGAGCCGCTTGCCCAGTGGCTACCGTCACTTCGACGCCTTCTTTCGCCTCGATCGCCTGATGGATGCCGTAGCTCCACTTTCGACCTTCGGCGATACGTCCCGTCGACTCATCGACGATGACCACTTCGCCGTCGCGAATCACATAGTGTTGACCACTATGGAAGTCGCGTTTCACTTTAATGGCACGCTCTATGTAGTCGTACAGATCGACCAATCCGACCGTATCAAGCAGTTTCGGCTTAGGGACCTGACGTACGAGCAACCGCCCCGACACCGTCAGTTCGACCGATTTTTTATCGTGGTCGTATTCGAAGTGCTTATCTTCCTCGAACTCTGGCTCACTCTTCGCAGCCCATTGGTGACATGCCACAGCGACTTTTTCTGCTTCGCCCGGAATCGAACTGATCACCAAGGGAGTTCGGGCATCGTCGATCAATACACTGTCCGCTTCGTCGACCAACGCAAAGAAGTGTTCTCGCTGAACTGGCTCTTCGCTTTTCTCGGACTTGCCTGCTAGCAGCGGCCCCAGCACGCCGAGCCCTTGTTCGCGTGTTTGGCGAATTAGAAGACGATCGCGGAGGAAGTCGAAACCGAATTCTTTCGACGTCCCATAAGTAATGTCACACGCGTAAGCTTTTCGGCGATCGTCCGAGGACATTTGGGATTCGATGATCCCGACCGACATGCCAAGCATTTTATAGACCGGCATCATCAGCTCGGCGTCACGTGCGGCGAGGTAATCGTTCACCGTCGCGACATGCACCCCTTTGCCAGGCAGTGCATATAAATAGGTCGGCAAAGTTGCCGTTAATGTCTTCCCTTCACCGGTCTCCATCTCGGCGATCGAACCGTCGAACATGATCATGCCGCCGATCAGCTGCACTTCGTAGTGCCGCATGTTCATCGTCCGAGCACCTGCGATGCGTACCAATGCGAATGCTTCCGGCAGAAGCCGATGCAGCGGTTCGCCACTTTTGGCCCGGTGACGCAGGCCTAAACTGTGTTTTCGTAGATCGCGATCGGAAAGGTCCTTTAATTCGGCCTCGAAACGATCGATCAGCGGTAGCTTCGAGATATAACGAGCGAGCCCCGATCGAGTCACCTGGGAACAGACGGCCGACACAGGGTTCGAACGGAACTGTCGAGGCGCCCCTTTCTTGGGCGGCTCTGGCTTCTTGGTTTCTTCCGCTTGGGGCGGTTCCAACGTTTGTTGCTCGGTATCCAACAGGTCTTCTTCCCTAGAGGTGCATAGCCACTTCGGCTGGGGGTGTCGATCTAATGATAGACGTCATCAGATTTTAGTATGAAAGACAACCCTCTTTGTTCCCAACTTTCAGCCAACTCTTTCGACAGATTCATGGAAGTTGATTGGTCGGCTGGCCCAACCAACCCGCAAACTTGACGCAATCACCCCACTTTGCCTTTTCTGTGTGTTTGATGGTGCCAAATAACTTTCCTGCGGAGAATTCCGTTTATACGGGTTGCACATTGCTTTTTGTTTAACCGGCACATGCTGAACGGCCGACATTCCTAATACGTCCGGAATAATCGTACGCGGACCGTTCGAGTGCCAGGGCTAGCGTCCTGACAAAAGAAAACATTCCGCCTGATAGGCCCCTGGTTTTTGAACCGCCGGGTTTATTCATGGCTATTCGATTTTGGATGTCCATAAGACGCAAGCGGTAGCTCTTGTAACTCCTTCCGCTGGTCGGAACGAGGCAGGGCCTTGGGAGCGACAGCATTAGTTTGCGAGCACACAACATGAAGCTTAACTACTCCACCCTAGCTTTCTCGATCGTCGCGTTGGTCTGCGGGACCGGACGATCCTTTGCCCAAGAGGGTTATGCTCCGATGGGATCCCCATATCCTGCCGGTGCTCCTGCTCCCTACGACCCAGCCGGAATGCAGCCACCAGGCATGCATCCTGGTTATGCCCCTCAGGCAATGATGGGCCCCATGGGAGCTCCGGGACCTATGATGGGCGGCCCGGCACCTTACGCTCAGATGGCTGCGGCAAACGCTCACGGCCAAATGAACCCTGGCATGGAATACGGCGGACCTGTTGATGGTTCTCTGTACGAGCCAGCCGGCGATTACGTTCAATACGAAAACTTCCCAGGCGACGCTTGTGGAAACGGCTGTGCTTTGCCACCACGAGCTTACGGCAGCTTCGATACGCTGATCGTCTGGCGACATGGCGGGAACTTCCCAGCGATCCTGACGACAAGTGATCCTGCCGACGAAGGTGTTCTGGGTGCCCCAACGACTCAGATCTTGTTCGGTGACGAATACGAATCGGGCGATGCCAACATCGGCGGTCGCATCACGATCGGTTTGTGGCTCGATGACTACCAAAACTGGAGCATCGGTGGTCGCTTCATGGGTCTCGTTGACGAAGGTGCGGACTACTCGACCACGTCGAACGAATTTTCGACGCTCGCTTTCCCATTCTTCGATCCTGTCTCTGGCATGAACGATTCGTTTGTTGTCGCTCTGCCTGGTAACGGTACCAACGCTGCCGACAATACGACGGTCAACCTGACCAACGACAACTCAGTGTACATGGGCGACTTGTTTGTCACCAAGCACATCTATACCAACCATGGCAATCGCTGGGACTTCGTCACCGGTTATAGCTATGCCAAGATCGAAGACAGCTTCAACAACAACACGACGTTCACCGCTCAAGATGCTGGTTCGACAAGCTTTCCACTTGGTTCGGTGGTCAACGTCCAAGATAACTTCGACGCAACCAACGAGTTCCATGGTGGTCAGTTCGGCTTGATCGCTGAATTCCAAGACGGACCATTCAGCTGGCGAGCCATGGGTAAGATCAGCGTGGGTGGTATGAAGCAGGAAGCTACCGTTTCCGGTGCCACGACGATCGACGGTGCATTTGCTCGCAACGGTGGTGTCTTCACCAACGATGCCAACATCGGCACCTACACTCGCGATCAGTTCGCTTACATTCCAGAAGCGACTGTCGACATGATCTACGCTTACAACTGCAATCTCGACTTCAAGATCGGTGCCAACTTCGTTTACTTTAGCGATGTTGTGACCGGGGCAACGATGGTCAACACGACGGTCGACCCAAGTGCATTCAACCCAACCGCTCCTCAGTTCAACTTCATCGAACAGGACTTCTGGGTTCTCGGCATGACGCTCGGTATGGAATACCACTACTAAGCCGAAGCACGCCTTCGAGATCAAGAAACAAAAAGAGCCGGGCTCAAACGAGTCCGGCTCTTTTTTTGTTTCTTGCCGTCGCGATTACATGTTCGCGAAGGCGGCATCAACGGCGGCCAGGTTCGTCATGACCTGCGAAGCCGAGCCATTAATGCGGATGATCATCCCTTCGCTCGTGTTGGCCACGATGCGATAGCCAGGCGTCGACGGCGAGAAGGCTTGAACCACGAATTGTGGCTCTTCGACCCCGTCGACACTTACTTCAAAGGCAATCTGAGCCGAGCCAGTGGCTGGATCGAGGTAAGCGTATTCTGGTCGAATACGAACCAGGCGATCCCAACCCATGTCGACTGCGAACCATTCCAGATTGGTCGTGCCGCCACTCTTGGAGAAGGCCAGAACAATGCTGTTTTCCGTGTTCGATCCGATCGAATCACCAAACCCGATGTACTGGGCCTGACGTCCGAAGTAACCGAAGTTCAGTCCGGTGTACTGACCACCTTGCCCATTACCAACGGTAATACCGCTGATGGTGTTACCTGTGACGGTAAATCCACCGGTGGTCGTGTAGCCCTTGATCAGGAAGCGAGGATCAATGACTCGCACCGAATAAGTGCCTTCATCGAATCCGGAGAAGCTGTAAGCTCCTTGCGAATCGGTGGTCGTCGTTTCGATGACCGTGCTTCCGTCGAGCAGTTGAACTGTGACACCACCGATACGAGCTTCCGGACTTGCGTTGGTGCCGGCGTTATCGTCGACGTTGCCATCTCGGTCGACGTCGAAGAAAACGACGCCAGAGAGCAAGCTGTTGAACTGCGTAGTGAAGGTGATCGTACCTTCGGTGATCTGACCGCTACCGTCGTCGACACGATAAATAATCGATTCGACCAGGCCAGGTGTGTT is a window of Bremerella sp. TYQ1 DNA encoding:
- a CDS encoding preprotein translocase subunit SecA, with the translated sequence MDTEQQTLEPPQAEETKKPEPPKKGAPRQFRSNPVSAVCSQVTRSGLARYISKLPLIDRFEAELKDLSDRDLRKHSLGLRHRAKSGEPLHRLLPEAFALVRIAGARTMNMRHYEVQLIGGMIMFDGSIAEMETGEGKTLTATLPTYLYALPGKGVHVATVNDYLAARDAELMMPVYKMLGMSVGIIESQMSSDDRRKAYACDITYGTSKEFGFDFLRDRLLIRQTREQGLGVLGPLLAGKSEKSEEPVQREHFFALVDEADSVLIDDARTPLVISSIPGEAEKVAVACHQWAAKSEPEFEEDKHFEYDHDKKSVELTVSGRLLVRQVPKPKLLDTVGLVDLYDYIERAIKVKRDFHSGQHYVIRDGEVVIVDESTGRIAEGRKWSYGIHQAIEAKEGVEVTVATGQAARITVQDLFLRYRHLGGMTGTASSSKGEFKKIYKLNVIKCPTNRIPQRKLWPDRVFGNEEAKWTAIVDEIQEIHTQGRPVLVGTRTIEKSEHLSKLLEEAGIEHEVLNAHQVSVEAEIVSRAGQPGKVTVATNMAGRGTDIKLGEGVHDLGGLHVICTELHDSARIDRQLVGRCGRQGDPGSTRQFMALDDDCLLVGLGPHRYKKLVAYGENRTGELPSYAKLFKKAQRKIEKKHFSDRKVLLYHEKQRKKMHREMGQDPYLDSPD
- a CDS encoding BBP7 family outer membrane beta-barrel protein → MGSPYPAGAPAPYDPAGMQPPGMHPGYAPQAMMGPMGAPGPMMGGPAPYAQMAAANAHGQMNPGMEYGGPVDGSLYEPAGDYVQYENFPGDACGNGCALPPRAYGSFDTLIVWRHGGNFPAILTTSDPADEGVLGAPTTQILFGDEYESGDANIGGRITIGLWLDDYQNWSIGGRFMGLVDEGADYSTTSNEFSTLAFPFFDPVSGMNDSFVVALPGNGTNAADNTTVNLTNDNSVYMGDLFVTKHIYTNHGNRWDFVTGYSYAKIEDSFNNNTTFTAQDAGSTSFPLGSVVNVQDNFDATNEFHGGQFGLIAEFQDGPFSWRAMGKISVGGMKQEATVSGATTIDGAFARNGGVFTNDANIGTYTRDQFAYIPEATVDMIYAYNCNLDFKIGANFVYFSDVVTGATMVNTTVDPSAFNPTAPQFNFIEQDFWVLGMTLGMEYHY